One genomic segment of Actinopolymorpha sp. NPDC004070 includes these proteins:
- a CDS encoding vitamin K epoxide reductase family protein → MPHSPTDPPAAPTNAVNQSDPGDDELEGLDDLDDDEPDDLDDLDDLDDDLAAARPRAWSSAPGSEGPFPRLLPLLYVIGGAVGLAAAFVLMVEKVELLINPEYVPSCNLNPIISCGSVMKTGQAAAFGFPNPLLGVAGFAVVLTIGAALFAGATFRRWFWLGLQAGTVLGVIFVHWLMYQTLYRIGAVCPYCVVVWLVTIPTFLYTTLHNLDRGHLPVGDAGRKIAGVLTRYHATILTAWIVMIVVLIGSRFWSYWSTLL, encoded by the coding sequence ATGCCGCACTCGCCGACCGATCCGCCCGCCGCCCCGACGAACGCCGTCAACCAGAGCGATCCGGGCGATGACGAGCTCGAGGGCCTGGACGACCTCGACGACGACGAGCCGGACGACTTGGACGACCTGGACGACTTGGACGACGATCTCGCCGCGGCCCGCCCGCGGGCCTGGTCGAGCGCGCCGGGGTCGGAGGGACCCTTCCCCCGGCTGCTGCCGCTGCTGTACGTGATCGGCGGTGCCGTCGGCCTGGCCGCGGCGTTCGTGCTGATGGTCGAGAAGGTCGAGCTGCTGATCAACCCGGAGTACGTCCCGAGCTGCAATCTCAACCCGATCATCTCCTGTGGTTCGGTGATGAAGACCGGGCAGGCCGCCGCGTTCGGGTTCCCGAACCCGCTGCTCGGCGTGGCCGGGTTCGCGGTGGTGCTCACCATCGGCGCCGCGTTGTTCGCGGGGGCGACCTTCCGCCGGTGGTTCTGGCTGGGGCTGCAGGCCGGCACGGTGCTCGGGGTGATCTTCGTGCACTGGCTGATGTACCAGACGCTCTACCGGATCGGCGCTGTCTGCCCGTACTGCGTCGTGGTGTGGCTGGTGACCATCCCGACGTTCCTCTACACCACGCTGCACAACCTCGACCGCGGCCACCTGCCCGTCGGCGACGCCGGCCGGAAGATCGCGGGCGTGCTGACCCGCTACCACGCGACGATCCTCACCGCGTGGATCGTGATGATCGTGGTGCTGATCGGCAGCCGGTTCTGGTCCTACTGGAGCACCCTGCTCTG